From Acidobacteriota bacterium:
CAACAGCCCCTGTTCTTCAAAGAAGCTTCGGATGCGCGGCCGGTTCCAGCCGACGAGCTCTTCCAAGATAGGTACTAGAACGCTCAGAGCATCCTCGCTGAGGACGGTTCTCCGGGCAATTTGGGCGATGGCGCGAGCTTCTGAAACGGCCAGAGTGAATCCCTCGCGCTGATTGACGTGCAGCATGACATGGACATCAGAGCTGCCGTCACCCACGTAGACGACGCGGTCAGCACCAACCTGCAGCAAAGTCTGGAGGTCGTCGAGCGTGGTGACCTTCCCATAGCCCGCATTGACACGGATGATACCTTCCACCGAGCCGGAAGCGTTATAACGCAACTGTGTTCCATGGACGTGGTCCCGAGCGATGATGCCTTCAAGTGCGGACTCCACTACTTCCTGCGGCGCCGCGGAAAGTACGTGAAAATCAAAAATGTAACCCTCTATAGCTCCTTCCAGAAGATCTCGAAGCTGCTGGATGTTTCGCTTGAGGCGGATGTTTTTTCCCGCCCGGAGCAGGTGCTCCTTGCGGACACGGGTGTGCAGGTCAGGATCATGGAGCAGAAGGTAAGACAGTTCGGCGCCCTGCTGGACAAAGTTCTGCACTGCGAGGGTAGCGGCCTTCCTTTCGAATTCTTTGCCCGGAATGCCTACCATCTCGCTAAGAACGTACCCAGAATCATGAAAGCTGAGCGTCTGGTCAAAATCGCTGGCAACCAGAAAGCGCTTTAGAATTTGCGCTGGGTTTTGCATAAACTCCCTCCTTTTCACTTTGGCTGAGTTGCGCCAATTCGGGAACAGGTCAAAGATTCATTGTGGGTAACGATTGTTACGTCCGAGTTAAATTGTGACTAAATCAGCGTGAAAGGTTTATAAGGTCTTGTTCTTGTATTTACCTGGCCTCCTGCTGGTCTGCAGCGGCACACCTCGATTTTGCCGAATTTTGGCTTGTGGGGTCCAATCGATAAAATTAATGGGGAGAATAGGACAGAGGCAGTTCGCAAACCCCTCCCGGGATGTCGATGCACGGGGATCCGAGGTATGTTATAGTGAGTGCCATGGGTCCAAAAAGGGATAACCGCTGAAGGAGTAGCAACTCGATGACAAAACGTGTTCGTCTGGTGGTGATCCTTGTATCCTCACTGCTAATTTTTTACGTCATCATTGGAGGAGTGCTCGGCCGAGGCAGCACAGACCAGGGTGAGAAATCGTACCGCGACCTGGGTGTTTATAGCCAGGTACTTTCCAGAATTCAGCAGGAGTACGTCACCCAGCCCAACCTGAAAAATGTTACCAAGGGCGCCATACGAGGATTGCTGGAAGCGCTTGATCCCTACAGCACTTATTTCACCCCTGTGGAATATAAGGAATACATGCAACACCCTGACCCGGGCCCGGCGAGCGTGGGAATCTACCTTTCGAAGAGGATGGGATTTGCCACGGTAGTATCTGTGTTTCCGGGCAGCCCGGCTGAAAAAGCCGGGATTAGTCCGGGTGACCTGATCGATGAAGTGAATGGCGAGCGCATTCGGGAATTTTCGGTAGTCCAGATCACCCGTCTGCTGGATGGAGTATCGGGGACTTCGGTTTCGTTGTCTGTGATTAAGGGTACTCAGGGTCAGCCTCAAAAGCTCACCTTGAACCGCGAGATTCTCAATAACGCTCCATTGGTGACCAATACGATCGACTCCAATACCGCCTATGTGCGCGTGCCAACGTTTGATCAGGGAAAGTCCGATGCAATTGCCGCTCAACTCAAACACCTTATTTCCTCCGGTGACAGCAAGATTATTCTTGATCTGAGGGATTGTGCCGGAGGGACCGAAGGTGAAGGCGAAAAAACGGCCAATCTTTTTCTCGACCACGGGTTGATCACTTACCTGTACGGCCAACGCTACCCCCGAAAAGAGGTTGTCGCGCAGGCTTCAGACCAGATCACCAAGCTGCCGCTGGTTGTCCTGATTAACCAA
This genomic window contains:
- a CDS encoding haloacid dehalogenase-like hydrolase — encoded protein: MQNPAQILKRFLVASDFDQTLSFHDSGYVLSEMVGIPGKEFERKAATLAVQNFVQQGAELSYLLLHDPDLHTRVRKEHLLRAGKNIRLKRNIQQLRDLLEGAIEGYIFDFHVLSAAPQEVVESALEGIIARDHVHGTQLRYNASGSVEGIIRVNAGYGKVTTLDDLQTLLQVGADRVVYVGDGSSDVHVMLHVNQREGFTLAVSEARAIAQIARRTVLSEDALSVLVPILEELVGWNRPRIRSFFEEQGLLIQDWDKVQADWLTFRSHAQSDGRTRAGY
- a CDS encoding PDZ domain-containing protein codes for the protein MTKRVRLVVILVSSLLIFYVIIGGVLGRGSTDQGEKSYRDLGVYSQVLSRIQQEYVTQPNLKNVTKGAIRGLLEALDPYSTYFTPVEYKEYMQHPDPGPASVGIYLSKRMGFATVVSVFPGSPAEKAGISPGDLIDEVNGERIREFSVVQITRLLDGVSGTSVSLSVIKGTQGQPQKLTLNREILNNAPLVTNTIDSNTAYVRVPTFDQGKSDAIAAQLKHLISSGDSKIILDLRDCAGGTEGEGEKTANLFLDHGLITYLYGQRYPRKEVVAQASDQITKLPLVVLINQSTAGPAEIVAGAVLDNKRGDVVGVTSFGVGVYQKLIPVGDGSALLLSVAKYYTPDGKPIPGNGITPNVMQSAESEAAAAAGETAPPKYGGPDDKQLQKALEILNGKAAPVKSARLKATRPVAPKAISQLAWA